One Arachis hypogaea cultivar Tifrunner chromosome 18, arahy.Tifrunner.gnm2.J5K5, whole genome shotgun sequence genomic window, CAAAATAGTATTTAAGAATGTCAATAGAAATTCATtgcaattaaaaaaattgaacttaCTTACTTTCTGTATCTCCAAGTAATAATCTACAGAAAGGACTTGAGAGTGCAGCGAATTGCTTTGAGATTCTTATGCTTTCAGATTTCTCAATGGTTTTGTCTCTAAACAAGTTCAACAAATTCAAACGAAACGAAAACAAATaaatctcaattaaactaagaaatgaaccaaaattacttaataaaCCGAAATTGCTTAATGAAATGAAACCAAATGAACTTCAATTAAAATGCAGCACAATTACTACAGTTTCATTTAATGCTCTAGTTACATatacaaataagaaaaaattgaatAAGAGAAACTCGATCTACTAAATGAATAAACTCATCTACTAAATCCTAAATCAAATTAGTAGAAATGCGAGAAATgtaaaagaaaaaactaaacaTAATGAACAAATAATTTTGTTAGtactttgaaaaatttttattattattatttttttgtgttttttgttgatgATCTCAAATGTAGTACTGAATTTTTCTATAGTTTTcacagaaaattttaaatttttttgaaaaattaaaaaaaaataatttttttattacagtTTTATGTAAAAGAtataaacaattttttatattaaaatgcgAAGCAAGAGATAATATTTGTTTGGAATTTTAATTGTTTATCATATTCTCTTTTAATGAGAACAGTTTTTATTGATGTTAACCCCTATAAGAGCTGAATGTGTATACAAATCTAATAATGATGAATATATGCAATGCACGCAGATATTATTAAATGAGTTCCTTCGACTTAATGCTATCAACAACTTAATCACAAATTGCATTCAGTTGACAAATTAAACAATCATAGGAATTTATTATAATGATTATGCCACGTGGCAAAACCAGATCAAACTGAATGCAACAAGTTGGCCCAAATGAAAATTAGCATGGCTCTCACACTTCTTTGTCTTGAAACTATTTAATGCACATAAACAACAAACTAATAAGTATTTCTCCAATTTGATAATAACTATCCCAAAATAAAACGCATGCaaaccaagaaagaaagaaaaagaaaatcctgTTAGTAAAATAGTATAAATTAATATGAATAGACAAAATTACTCtcgatataaaaagaaaattttcaaaaacaattaaTATTATCAGGAGCGGAGCCTCTCATTGGTGAAGGGCCATTGtcctcctaaattttaatttgtttttataaatTACGTATAAATTTTGGTTTAATCtccttaaaatttttattttaatttttttatattcgaAATTAAACCTTTGTCTCTATCCAAATTTTATGCTAGTTTTGCCCTGAATATTGTATTtggtattttttgttaaatttatatCATTATTGATACTCACTCCGTATTTTTCTTCAGCCGAAATATATTTTATCTACTTGAAAAAAATTAAGCTGAATCACAGCTAGCTTAGTCATACAAGAACAGgtgtaacttaaaaaaaaaaaaattaaaatgtgaaGTATTATAAATGAGACAAATATTCTAGTTGATATATATATCTCTCTCTCCAAAGAATCCAATCCAAGTTTCCAAGACACAGGTTCTGTTAATTAAACTTCAGAATTTTCCCTGTTTATTTGCACAATATATATAGTTGCAATGTTTTCCATTTTCTCTGTCTGCTACTAGTCTCTGTCTTAGCTTCATTCTCTCAATCTAATTTTCAacattcaaaatcaaaccatgACAAAAAAGCCACAACAAACATGTAATATTCCAAGCTCATCAGCATCTTCTAAGCTTGTAAGACGAAAAGATTCCCCCGTGATCTCAAAATTCAAGCCGAAGATTCGAATAATTCACATATATGCACCGGAAATCATAACGACCGACACTGCGAATTTCAGGGAGCTAGTTCAGAGACTCACTGGGAAGCCAGAAGATGAAAAGGGAAAAGGCAAGAGCAAATCCGACACTGCATCAACCAAGGTTATGATGAAGAACTTGTTCGAAGAAGATGAACAAAAGTTTCTGAATCTGCAAAATGAGACAATGGTAAATAATGAAAACCACGAAAAACAAGAAGATTTATGGAGAAGATCAAAGTTAAATAATGAAGAGAAGCTCAATGGTTTTCTTGAAGGATTCTCTGAACTGGATGGTTTTATGGAAGAGCTGTGTCCTGTGCCTGTTGTGGAtcaaaagtaattaattaaggcCTTCTTTTGATGTATGTATAAATTTTTTGGTCTATCTCTTCATCAATGTTGTTTTAAATTGCAAATGCAGTGCGATCTGCGTTGTGTTTGTTCTTGAACTAGTTTATTTTAACTTGGACCGAgagattatatttaatttaaattataaatattattaagtattactataaattatatatacaaTTATTAAAGTAGATTATATTTTGTGATTTCgtaatatttattttagtaaaattttttgttatttttatttataagttaacttattttaattctttaaaattattaaaagtttaGCTACTAAAATTTTGAGTTACATAAAAATACTTAATTATAggtttttatattcacaaaataataaattagtcCATGTAACTCATTATTTTtagcaaattaattttttaatctttaaaaaaaatattttttatatttaattttttcataataaaaattataaatatatttaattactttaaattaaaatttaattttagtatttatttatcacatttattaaaattagatcttttatattttactttaagtttttaattttatcaaaagaattttataatttaaaaaatttaattatattagaaattttacttaatcttataatattgaataattttctatatttaaattatagaaCTTAATagttgtaaaagaataagaattttatatgatttagtttgaataattgagattttagaatttaatattttaaattttataaacaaagaaaattaattataatatctctaattttaaattagactacttgatttaaaagaaaattagcaAATTGATGACcaaataatattttcaaattaatttcaaagaaatcagcgatacagtgtcgagtcacaggctcctattttaatatttagtatgtaaagtagtcgtaatacttcttgctatcagagttgcgcagccgaaagcgtgacttttgatagtgagggtgttatattatggtatcagagcggtctttcctgtagagccttgggaatggactgattatgcttcaattgcatactctgagagtctgtcatgtagtaggtcttgtttGAATAACAAGAATAGAGCTtaatgcacatgacggtctattgattaatgccattagtcttgcattgcataattcctggtattaagtttggccggcttaacactagtgaattatgtatatgtaagcattaatgggttatcataggcaATATGCGAGTCATAGATAACGCGAGTCGCGGGTTTCGAGAACGTTAGAAACTAAGTTCTAGAGATTAGTTCCGTTTCAACGTATAATCTTTATTCGTGCTTGAcattatctttttctttatcaattgtaTTGGAATCTCTAACTCTTGATTATTTCTTGGAAtgtgttttggatatttttctaccatgtcttgTCATTCATATATATTCTTGTTTGATTATGTTCCTAATTGTTGCTTGAATCTTTAAGGAACATTTAATCTTAACACTGTTCATAAATTTGGTATTTGTCGATTTGATCTCCAATTAGTTTTGGTGCAATGCATAATCCTTGATTCCTAAATCATTTGAAATCTTAAGAGTCGTGATTCGTACTAAATTGATTATGCGATTTAGTTCTCCTGTTTCGTGTTTCGCAATTATTGTGTGTCCTGTTCGGATTACAATTTTTGGTTTTATGTTTCttcgtaaaaataataaaaattgaccTTGATTTGATAAAATGTATTAATTATAGTAGTTTTCTTCTGCAACTCTTATCTTggaatttcttttaaaaatagttCTATTTTGGTTCTCTTTCTATTTGATTCTGATTGTAACCATTATTTGAACTCTGAATACGACAACCTTTGATTTTATAAGTACTCTCCTACAAAAATGAATAATCTCTTTATATAGTTACAACATGCTTCTATCTAAAAGTACTACTtagtctttatttatttttataagaatACCTTACCTTAGATTTTCTCATTTGAACCTAATTTGATTCTTTTATAACATTATTCGAATTTTATGCATATATATATTTACTTGATTATGTATCTACAAACTCTTCAGACCTCCTAAAGTAAGATTTCtgcttttatttcaattaattttcatttaataaacttcatataaattatttttatttgaatttaatttagcaTAACATAATATTTACCTTTGTTTAGTctctttttggaaaaaaatatattgaatttatatactttccttaaaaaaaaataaaccaacTCCCTTAGGTCCAATTTGAAGTTGTTCTAAGTTGTTGTACATCTTTGTTTGTTGATAATCTCACGTATTTTCAAAGTCTTTGCGAAATACCATCCTTGCCAAATTATGAACTTGGGCAATCTTCCGATTTCTTGCAAATACCGTTTATGCCGTTTGTCCTTCTCTTCTTAAATTCCGTACTCCTTGTATGTTAGCCCCCTAGTAATGTAAATTGTGCGCACGAAAAATGAATTTGGTAAGTGAACAAGGTTATAAGGAGTCGCGGAGTTTCAAGGTAACGCAAATATCTATACTTTGCTCAGTTCCTCCCATTGTTTATTTCATATCTTCTCTTTTATTAGATAAGATGACCATCCTCttaaatttatctatttcttgtggaCCTTTCATTTGATTGCGTTCCTACATATTCCCTTGAATTTTGTAAATGACGTCCTTGACTCTGGTTACTTTCTTGTGAATCTTGTACTTTGATTCAGCTTAAATTCAATTCTAACGAATGCACCGTTCTCTTCTCATCATCTTCATTGAAATTCTTTAATTTCTCCATACATCCGCTTCTTATTTATAAATTGCTATCTGAATCTTTAAGAATGTCTATCCTTATCATTATACTTCTCTATATGAAATCTTGTACTCTTTGACATAACATTGGAATTGTTTTGGGTATGATGCCGACCTTTGAATCTTTGAAAATGTAAAGTGCCCTTTTCATTATGTTGTATTGGTTTATGCGTTCTAAATCGTGCTGTTCAATTTGATGTGTCAttccttttctcttttcttgAAATGTAATTTAAATTTCTTTGCTTCGCCATTTGTACCTTACGCATATCTTGACTGTTTACACTTCTGACTATGTTAAAACTCTTGCAACATGGCTATTAATTCCATATTCCTCCATGAACTATGAAAACCCCGTGATCATTTGAAGTTGTTCCGCGGTAATGCGTCACCATAGTCTTTAATCATTCCTTTTTTATGAAATCTCATACTTCTTCAACTTAGCTTAGATATGTTTCAAACTAATGCGTTGATTTCCTTCTTATTGAtcatattgaatttctttgatctaAGGATTATCCTTGAAGTTGTCAATTAATTtctttctagcaaacttcattgcttaaGCATCCTTATTTACCTGCAATTGCATTTATTCTTTCCAATTCTCGCGAACACAGTCCTTGtcgcttttctttcttttctatagtCTATTATCCTTCTGAGTATACTCCTTGCGACTGTTAGACTTAGTAAACGACACCTTAGTCCTTTAGGACACGTTTGGTGAACGCAAAAGGTGAAACTCGTAAGTGTACGACATCACAGGGAGTTGTGAAACTTTAttttacgtgaaagagttctgTTGATATGGGACTTATGACCA contains:
- the LOC112771911 gene encoding VQ motif-containing protein 25 → MTKKPQQTCNIPSSSASSKLVRRKDSPVISKFKPKIRIIHIYAPEIITTDTANFRELVQRLTGKPEDEKGKGKSKSDTASTKVMMKNLFEEDEQKFLNLQNETMVNNENHEKQEDLWRRSKLNNEEKLNGFLEGFSELDGFMEELCPVPVVDQK